In Saccharothrix syringae, the following are encoded in one genomic region:
- a CDS encoding GlxA family transcriptional regulator — protein MRVVGLLLLPGTRLFDVSVVGEVWGVDRADSGVGPFELRVCAPNRASVPVSPLGRVPATHGLSGLRGCDLVVVPGRADPAAPVPPEVVRALRSLPGQVAALCSGAFTLAAAGLLDGREATTHWRLLDDLVRAAPRARVLRDVLYTGDGVFTSAGVVGGLDLCLHLVRRAHGADTAAALARRLVMPPAREGGQRQYVEPPLPARTGRAGLAATADWAVARLAAPIGVTDLAGHAGLSERTFQRAWLAETGSTPGRWLRSQRVLLAQRLLETTDLPVHRVAERAGLGTPANLRRRLRAELGVSPDAYRRTFRVPA, from the coding sequence ATGCGCGTGGTCGGCCTGCTGCTGTTGCCCGGGACCCGGTTGTTCGACGTGTCCGTCGTCGGCGAGGTGTGGGGCGTGGACCGCGCCGACTCGGGGGTGGGGCCGTTCGAGCTGCGGGTGTGCGCGCCGAACCGGGCGTCGGTGCCGGTCTCGCCGCTGGGCCGCGTCCCGGCGACGCACGGGCTGTCCGGGCTGCGCGGGTGCGACCTGGTGGTGGTGCCCGGGCGGGCCGACCCGGCCGCGCCCGTGCCGCCGGAGGTGGTGCGCGCGCTGCGCTCGCTGCCCGGGCAGGTGGCGGCGCTGTGCTCGGGTGCGTTCACCCTGGCGGCGGCCGGCCTGCTCGACGGCCGCGAGGCCACCACCCACTGGCGGCTGCTCGACGACCTGGTCCGCGCCGCGCCCCGGGCCCGCGTGCTGCGGGACGTGCTCTACACCGGTGACGGGGTGTTCACCTCGGCGGGCGTGGTGGGCGGGCTGGACCTGTGCCTGCACCTGGTGCGGCGGGCGCACGGCGCGGACACCGCCGCGGCCCTGGCCCGCCGGCTGGTGATGCCGCCGGCCCGCGAGGGCGGGCAGCGCCAGTACGTCGAACCGCCGCTGCCGGCGCGCACCGGCCGGGCCGGGCTGGCGGCCACCGCGGACTGGGCGGTGGCGCGGCTGGCCGCGCCCATCGGCGTGACCGACCTGGCCGGGCACGCCGGGTTGAGCGAGCGCACCTTCCAGCGGGCGTGGCTCGCCGAGACCGGCAGCACGCCGGGGCGGTGGCTGAGGTCGCAGCGGGTCCTGCTCGCGCAGCGCCTGCTGGAGACCACGGACCTGCCGGTGCACCGGGTGGCGGAGCGGGCGGGGTTGGGCACGCCGGCCAACCTGCGCCGGCGGCTGCGCGCGGAACTCGGCGTGTCGCCGGACGCCTATCGGCGGACTTTTCGGGTGCCGGCGTGA
- a CDS encoding glycoside hydrolase family 19 protein, translated as MSRFRVLAAAVAFVVGAALTVFVANSASAAACAAAWSPSAVYTGGMTASHNGHNWRAQWWTQNETPGSAAVWADQGTCGGGSEPPPTCNHPNWVQGQWYPAGSIVRYTNGQYYIAEHDNPGYDPTISTWYWEPYNCGSTPTTTTTTPPNNSGFVVSEAQFNQMFPNRNPFYTYAGLTAALGAYPGFAKTGSDTVRKQEAAAFLANANHETGGLVHVVEQNQANYPHYCDTSQPYGCPAGQAAYYGRGPIQLSWNFNYKAAGDALGLPLLTNPWLVQNDASVAWKTALWYWNTQSGPGTMTPHNAMVNGYGFGETIRSINGSLECGGRNPAQVQSRVDAYQRFVGVLGVPAGNNLYC; from the coding sequence GTGTCGAGATTCCGCGTACTGGCGGCCGCGGTCGCCTTCGTGGTCGGGGCGGCACTGACCGTCTTCGTGGCCAACTCCGCCTCCGCCGCGGCCTGCGCGGCCGCCTGGAGCCCGTCCGCCGTCTACACCGGCGGCATGACCGCGTCGCACAACGGCCACAACTGGCGCGCCCAGTGGTGGACCCAGAACGAGACCCCCGGCTCGGCCGCGGTCTGGGCCGACCAGGGCACCTGCGGCGGTGGCAGCGAGCCGCCGCCGACCTGCAACCACCCCAACTGGGTCCAGGGCCAGTGGTACCCGGCGGGCAGCATCGTCCGCTACACCAACGGCCAGTACTACATCGCCGAGCACGACAACCCGGGCTACGACCCCACCATCAGCACCTGGTACTGGGAGCCCTACAACTGCGGCTCGACCCCGACGACGACCACGACCACCCCGCCGAACAACAGCGGTTTCGTGGTCAGCGAGGCGCAGTTCAACCAGATGTTCCCCAACCGGAACCCCTTCTACACCTACGCCGGCCTGACCGCGGCCCTGGGCGCGTACCCGGGCTTCGCCAAGACCGGCAGCGACACCGTCCGCAAGCAGGAGGCCGCGGCGTTCCTGGCCAACGCCAACCACGAGACCGGCGGGCTGGTGCACGTCGTCGAGCAGAACCAGGCCAACTACCCGCACTACTGCGACACCAGCCAGCCCTACGGCTGCCCCGCCGGCCAGGCCGCGTACTACGGCCGCGGGCCCATCCAGCTCAGCTGGAACTTCAACTACAAGGCGGCCGGTGACGCGCTCGGCCTGCCGCTGCTGACCAACCCGTGGCTGGTGCAGAACGACGCCTCGGTCGCCTGGAAGACCGCCCTCTGGTACTGGAACACCCAGAGCGGGCCGGGCACCATGACCCCGCACAACGCGATGGTCAACGGCTACGGCTTCGGCGAGACCATCCGCAGCATCAACGGTTCGCTGGAGTGCGGCGGGCGCAACCCGGCGCAGGTCCAGAGCCGCGTCGACGCCTACCAGCGGTTCGTGGGCGTCCTCGGCGTGCCCGCGGGCAACAACCTGTACTGCTGA
- a CDS encoding C40 family peptidase, whose protein sequence is MNGHTGRRSTALAAAVVVAALAAPAPAVAQPASDALAEYERLSREAERLHEEHLEAQEELAAKRGELDRATADLTEAARLGETARADEEAFRGRVDLLTEATFQGARLDGLSALLVSGSQQDFLNRMSALGVLAADSEEALGRLSAAVDSAELARTGARDAQQRAAAATGEAERLVAELAERESAAQRQVSDARAHYRSLSAADKATLAAPGDTSAVAVPAGAAGAALRFALDQRGEPYVFGSNGPDSWDCSSLTQAAYRAAGVSIPRTTYTQATVGRAVSRAEVQPGDLIIYYAGQSHVAMAVDGVRAVHASTEGVPVKIADIDSIGPISTIRRVVG, encoded by the coding sequence GTGAACGGACACACCGGCAGGAGGTCCACCGCCCTGGCCGCGGCGGTCGTCGTGGCGGCGCTCGCCGCGCCCGCGCCCGCCGTCGCCCAGCCCGCCTCGGACGCGCTGGCCGAGTACGAGCGGCTGTCCCGCGAGGCCGAGCGGCTGCACGAGGAGCACCTGGAGGCGCAGGAGGAACTCGCGGCCAAGCGGGGCGAGCTGGACCGCGCCACCGCCGACCTGACCGAGGCGGCCAGGCTCGGCGAGACCGCCAGGGCCGACGAGGAGGCGTTCCGGGGGCGGGTCGACCTGCTCACCGAGGCCACGTTCCAGGGCGCCCGGCTCGACGGGCTGTCGGCGCTGCTGGTCAGCGGGTCGCAGCAGGACTTCCTGAACCGGATGAGCGCGCTGGGCGTGCTCGCGGCCGACAGCGAGGAGGCGCTGGGCCGCCTGTCCGCGGCCGTCGACTCGGCGGAGCTGGCGCGCACCGGCGCCCGGGACGCGCAGCAGCGCGCCGCCGCCGCCACCGGCGAGGCCGAGCGGCTGGTGGCCGAGCTGGCCGAGCGCGAGTCGGCGGCGCAGCGCCAGGTCTCGGACGCGCGGGCGCACTACCGCTCGCTCAGCGCGGCCGACAAGGCGACGCTCGCGGCGCCCGGCGACACGTCGGCCGTCGCCGTGCCCGCGGGCGCCGCCGGCGCCGCGCTCCGGTTCGCCCTGGACCAGCGCGGCGAGCCCTACGTGTTCGGCTCGAACGGGCCGGACTCCTGGGACTGCTCCAGCCTCACCCAGGCCGCCTACCGGGCGGCCGGCGTGAGCATCCCGCGCACCACCTACACCCAGGCGACGGTGGGCCGGGCCGTGTCACGGGCGGAGGTCCAGCCCGGTGACCTGATCATCTACTACGCCGGCCAGTCGCACGTGGCGATGGCCGTGGACGGGGTGCGCGCGGTGCACGCCTCGACCGAGGGCGTGCCGGTCAAGATCGCCGACATCGACTCGATCGGGCCCATCAGCACCATCCGCCGCGTGGTCGGGTGA
- a CDS encoding cysteine hydrolase family protein, which yields MNSALILIDVQRGFDDPSWGRRDNPDAEANIARLLAHWRGPLVLVRHDSAKPDSPLRPGQDGNRFKPELDGARPDLVFGKRVNSAFHGEVDLHAWLGGRGITDLVLAGVQTNMCVETTARVGGNLGYRVRVVLDATFTFDLEDLTAGQLSRATAANLRGGGFAEIVRTDDVVHPDN from the coding sequence GTGAACAGCGCACTCATCCTGATCGACGTGCAACGCGGCTTCGACGACCCCTCGTGGGGCAGGCGCGACAACCCCGACGCGGAGGCCAACATCGCCCGCCTCCTCGCGCACTGGCGGGGCCCGCTGGTCCTCGTCCGGCACGACTCCGCCAAGCCCGACTCGCCCCTGCGCCCCGGGCAGGACGGCAACCGGTTCAAGCCCGAACTCGACGGCGCCCGACCGGACCTGGTGTTCGGCAAGCGGGTCAACTCCGCCTTCCACGGCGAGGTCGACCTGCACGCGTGGCTGGGCGGGCGCGGGATCACCGACCTCGTGCTCGCGGGCGTCCAGACGAACATGTGCGTGGAGACGACCGCGCGGGTGGGCGGCAACCTCGGCTACCGCGTGCGGGTCGTGCTCGACGCCACGTTCACCTTCGACCTGGAGGACCTGACCGCCGGGCAGCTGTCCCGGGCCACCGCCGCCAACCTGCGCGGCGGCGGGTTCGCCGAGATCGTCCGGACCGACGACGTGGTACACCCGGACAACTGA
- a CDS encoding carboxymuconolactone decarboxylase family protein yields the protein MSHIDLGNDLPGIAGLTAYRPETGRPISELVEVLLRGPGGLPRGERELIAAHVSELNSCTFCASSHAAFAAAQLPADHVRSPKLDALLAIAAAVVESGRAVTPELVAKARENGATEAEVHDTVLIAAVFCMLNRYVDGLGTWAPDDPAAYAAMADRIVNHGYTAPR from the coding sequence ATGTCGCACATCGACCTGGGCAACGACCTCCCCGGCATCGCCGGGCTCACCGCCTACCGCCCGGAGACCGGGCGACCCATCAGCGAGCTGGTCGAGGTCCTGCTCCGCGGGCCCGGCGGGCTGCCGCGGGGTGAGCGCGAGCTGATCGCCGCCCACGTCTCGGAACTGAACAGCTGCACCTTCTGCGCGTCCTCGCACGCCGCGTTCGCCGCCGCCCAGCTGCCCGCCGACCACGTGCGGTCGCCCAAGCTGGACGCGCTGCTGGCGATCGCCGCCGCCGTCGTGGAGAGCGGTCGGGCGGTGACGCCCGAGCTGGTCGCCAAGGCCCGGGAGAACGGGGCGACCGAGGCGGAGGTCCACGACACCGTGCTGATCGCCGCGGTGTTCTGCATGCTGAACCGGTACGTCGACGGCCTGGGCACGTGGGCGCCCGACGACCCCGCCGCCTACGCCGCCATGGCCGACCGCATCGTCAACCACGGCTACACCGCGCCCCGCTGA
- a CDS encoding AraC family transcriptional regulator: MQWTRYWRAVDRPVEAMHAHFTSHRYHRHSHDAYSFGVTEEGAQSFRCRGGAHTSPAGSVVAFNPDEAHDGYPATEQGFTYRIIHIGPSLVADLLPRLPLFRDPVRHAPALADALRDLHTALRVGTALARDEQLVRTVHAMASHVMPLDVRVADGDPSAAFELVEAHYLEDVPVEALTGATGLSRFALYRAFRSRYGLSPSDHQRQLRLRRARALLSSGVAPAAVAAATGFADQAHLTRWFRRCYGITPAVYARAGGS; the protein is encoded by the coding sequence GTGCAGTGGACCCGTTACTGGCGGGCGGTCGACCGCCCGGTCGAGGCGATGCACGCGCACTTCACCTCGCACCGGTACCACCGGCACAGCCACGACGCGTACTCCTTCGGCGTGACCGAGGAGGGCGCGCAGTCGTTCCGCTGCCGGGGCGGGGCGCACACCAGCCCGGCGGGCAGCGTGGTCGCGTTCAACCCGGACGAGGCGCACGACGGCTACCCGGCCACCGAGCAGGGCTTCACCTACCGGATCATCCACATAGGACCGTCACTGGTCGCCGACCTGCTGCCGCGGCTGCCGCTGTTCCGCGACCCGGTGCGCCACGCGCCCGCGCTCGCCGACGCGCTGCGCGACCTGCACACCGCCCTGCGCGTGGGCACCGCGCTGGCCCGGGACGAGCAACTGGTGCGGACCGTGCACGCCATGGCGTCCCACGTGATGCCGCTGGACGTGCGCGTGGCGGACGGCGACCCGTCGGCCGCCTTCGAGCTGGTGGAGGCGCACTACCTGGAGGACGTGCCGGTCGAGGCGTTGACCGGGGCGACCGGCCTGAGCCGGTTCGCGCTGTACCGGGCGTTCCGGTCCCGGTACGGGCTCTCGCCCAGCGACCACCAGCGCCAGCTCCGGCTGCGCCGGGCGCGGGCGCTGCTGTCGTCGGGCGTGGCGCCCGCGGCGGTGGCGGCGGCGACGGGGTTCGCGGACCAGGCCCACCTGACCCGCTGGTTCCGCCGGTGTTACGGGATCACGCCGGCGGTGTACGCGCGGGCCGGGGGTTCTTGA